From a single Miscanthus floridulus cultivar M001 chromosome 8, ASM1932011v1, whole genome shotgun sequence genomic region:
- the LOC136473206 gene encoding uncharacterized protein isoform X2, with protein METGQTVQESALHAGRQAWWPLDTMACSLDDASTISSFLLGWDPQLCCFGLGAIGAGAGDSDTHAHARELELFVPKCMESPVSEASTAAATDWTMQNDATAMPGELDELLMSLWDSDKEHAVGFSSCSAPKEASATSSQYKTPTPAQAELSASSTSHCNVDPRTSDTGGAQQQHQHQTTRANSSSKRSAPEEKGAEGGESSKRSRKAPCSTAGAVAAYPFAVVKPGGADGSVTLADINRWILTPPARPVRHPVGEFACVPRVSAGNRPAPSGKTVAGFTRLRTAGRGTITIVRTRG; from the exons ATGGAGACAGGTCAGACAGTCCAGGAAAGCGCTCTGCACGCCGGGAGGCAGGCGTGGTGGCCTTTGGACACCATGGCGTGCAGCTTGGACGACGCGAGCACCATCAGCAGCTTCCTCCTTGGATGGGATCCACAGCTCTGCTGCTTCGGTCTAGGAGCAATAGGAGCTGGCGCCGGCGATTCTGATACCCATGCCCATGCGCGAGAGCTTGAGCTCTTCGTCCCCAAAT GCATGGAGTCTCCGGTGTCCGAGGCGTCAACAGCAGCGGCAACGGACTGGACAATGCAGAATGACGCGACGGCGATGCCCGGGGAGCTGGATGAACTACTCATG AGCCTGTGGGATTCGGACAAGGAGCACGCCGTGGGCTTCAGCTCCTGCAGCGCTCCGAAGGAGGCGAGCGCCACCTCTTCCCAAT ACAAGACTCCGACGCCGGCACAAGCAGAGCTTTCGGCATCTTCGACATCACACTGCAACGTGGACCCGCGGACCAGTGACACAGGTGGCgcccagcagcagcaccagcaccaaacCACTCGTGCCAACAGCTCGTCCAAGCGCTCGGCGCCGGAAG AGAAAGGAGCAGAAGGCGGCGAGAGCAGCAAGAGGAGCAGGAAGGCGCCGTGCTCCACCGCCGGTGCGGTGGCGGCGTACCCGTTCGCCGTGGTGAAGCCCGGCGGCGCGGACGGCAGCGTGACACTCGCCGACATCAACCGGTGGATCCTCACGCCGCCGGCTCGCCCCGTCCGGCACCCCGTGGGGGAGTTCGCGTGCGTCCCACGCGTGTCGGCTGGCAACCGGCCGGCGCCGTCGGGCAAGACGGTGGCCGGCTTCACCAGGCTCCGCACCGCTGGCAGAGGCACGATAACCATCGTGAGGACACGAGGTTAA
- the LOC136473206 gene encoding uncharacterized protein isoform X1, with translation METGQTVQESALHAGRQAWWPLDTMACSLDDASTISSFLLGWDPQLCCFGLGAIGAGAGDSDTHAHARELELFVPKCMESPVSEASTAAATDWTMQNDATAMPGELDELLMSLWDSDKEHAVGFSSCSAPKEASATSSQFDNHSDLSSILTTVPTSPDKTPTPAQAELSASSTSHCNVDPRTSDTGGAQQQHQHQTTRANSSSKRSAPEEKGAEGGESSKRSRKAPCSTAGAVAAYPFAVVKPGGADGSVTLADINRWILTPPARPVRHPVGEFACVPRVSAGNRPAPSGKTVAGFTRLRTAGRGTITIVRTRG, from the exons ATGGAGACAGGTCAGACAGTCCAGGAAAGCGCTCTGCACGCCGGGAGGCAGGCGTGGTGGCCTTTGGACACCATGGCGTGCAGCTTGGACGACGCGAGCACCATCAGCAGCTTCCTCCTTGGATGGGATCCACAGCTCTGCTGCTTCGGTCTAGGAGCAATAGGAGCTGGCGCCGGCGATTCTGATACCCATGCCCATGCGCGAGAGCTTGAGCTCTTCGTCCCCAAAT GCATGGAGTCTCCGGTGTCCGAGGCGTCAACAGCAGCGGCAACGGACTGGACAATGCAGAATGACGCGACGGCGATGCCCGGGGAGCTGGATGAACTACTCATG AGCCTGTGGGATTCGGACAAGGAGCACGCCGTGGGCTTCAGCTCCTGCAGCGCTCCGAAGGAGGCGAGCGCCACCTCTTCCCAAT TTGATAATCATTCCGATCTGAGCTCCATTCTGACGACGGTGCCGACATCCCCAGACAAGACTCCGACGCCGGCACAAGCAGAGCTTTCGGCATCTTCGACATCACACTGCAACGTGGACCCGCGGACCAGTGACACAGGTGGCgcccagcagcagcaccagcaccaaacCACTCGTGCCAACAGCTCGTCCAAGCGCTCGGCGCCGGAAG AGAAAGGAGCAGAAGGCGGCGAGAGCAGCAAGAGGAGCAGGAAGGCGCCGTGCTCCACCGCCGGTGCGGTGGCGGCGTACCCGTTCGCCGTGGTGAAGCCCGGCGGCGCGGACGGCAGCGTGACACTCGCCGACATCAACCGGTGGATCCTCACGCCGCCGGCTCGCCCCGTCCGGCACCCCGTGGGGGAGTTCGCGTGCGTCCCACGCGTGTCGGCTGGCAACCGGCCGGCGCCGTCGGGCAAGACGGTGGCCGGCTTCACCAGGCTCCGCACCGCTGGCAGAGGCACGATAACCATCGTGAGGACACGAGGTTAA